From Triticum urartu cultivar G1812 chromosome 2, Tu2.1, whole genome shotgun sequence, a single genomic window includes:
- the LOC125541226 gene encoding aspartic proteinase nepenthesin-1-like has translation MGPLQALSLLLLASLANSVAPPPSGYRSTLTHIDSKLGFTKAQLMRRAVHRSRLRAATTLPGYSTTSSMSSTGPRLRSGQAEYLMELAIGTPPVPFVALADTGSDLTWTQCQPCKLCFPQDTPVYDPTTSSSFSPVPCSSATCLPIWSRNCTPSALCRYRYAYGDGAYSAGGLGTETLTFGSSTPGEAPAASAGGVAFGCGTDNGGDSYNSTGTVGLGRGSLSLVAQLGVGKFSYCLTDFFNTSLGSPVLFGSVAELATSGDAAVQSTPLLQSPQSPSRYYVSLEGISLGDTRLPIPNQTFALRADGTGGMIVDSGTIFTILVESAFRVVANHVAEVLGQPAVNATSLDNPCFPAPAGERQLPAMPDMVLHFAGGADMTLHRDNYMSFDGEDSSFCLNIARATSTSTSVLGNFQQQNIHLLFDITVGQMSFVPTDCSKL, from the coding sequence ATGGGTCCTTTACAAGCTCTGAGCTTGCTCCTACTTGCCTCACTAGCCAACTCGGTGGCGCCGCCACCGTCCGGCTACCGCTCCACGCTCACCCACATTGACTCCAAACTCGGCTTCACCAAGGCACAGCTGATGCGCCGAGCCGTGCACAGAAGCCGCCTCCGAGCGGCCACGACGCTACCGGGTTATTCCACGACGTCTTCCATGTCGAGCACCGGGCCAAGGCTCCGCTCGGGCCAGGCCGAGTACCTCATGGAGCTCGCCATCGGGACGCCGCCGGTGCCGTTCGTCGCCCTCGCCGACACCGGCAGCGACCTTACCTGGACGCAGTGCCAGCCGTGCAAGCTCTGCTTCCCGCAGGACACGCCCGTCTACGATCCGACCACCTCCTCCAGCTTCTCCCCTGTGCCCTGCTCCAGCGCCACGTGCCTGCCCATATGGAGCCGCAACTGCACCCCTTCCGCGCTCTGCAGGTACCGCTACGCGTACGGCGACGGCGCCTACTCGGCTGGCGGCCTGGGCACGGAGACGCTCACCTTCGGCTCTAGCACTCCCGGCGAAGCAccggccgcctccgccggagGCGTCGCGTTCGGCTGCGGCACGGACAACGGGGGCGACTCGTACAACTCCACCGGGACGGTCGGCCTCGGCCGCGGGAGCCTGTCCCTCGTGGCGCAGCTAGGGGTCGGCAAGTTCAGCTACTGCCTCACCGACTTCTTCAACACCAGCCTGGGCAGCCCGGTCCTGTTCGGCTCCGTCGCGGAGCTGGCTACCAGTGGCGACGCTGCCGTGCAGTCGACGCCCCTACTGCAGAGCCCGCAGAGCCCGTCCCGGTACTACGTCTCCCTCGAGGGCATATCGCTCGGCGACACCCGCCTGCCGATCCCGAACCAGACGTTCGCGCTGCGCGCCGACGGCACCGGCGGGATGATCGTGGACTCCGGCACCATCTTCACGATCCTCGTAGAAAGTGCTTTCAGGGTGGTCGCCAACCACGTGGCCGAGGTGCTCGGCCAGCCGGCGGTGAACGCCACGAGCCTGGACAACCCCTGCTTCCCGGCTCCCGCCGGTGAGCGGCAGCTCCCGGCCATGCCGGACATGGTGCTGCACTTCGCCGGCGGTGCGGATATGACGCTGCACAGGGACAACTACATGTCTTTCGACGGAGAGGACTCGTCGTTCTGCTTAAACATTGCTAGGGCGACGTCGACTTCGACTTCAGTGCTCGGCAATTTCCAGCAGCAGAACATACATTTGCTGTTTGACATCACCGTAGGGCAAATGTCATTTGTCCCCACCGACTGTAGTAAGCTCTGA